A genomic region of Stenotrophomonas sp. NA06056 contains the following coding sequences:
- a CDS encoding thioredoxin fold domain-containing protein has translation MLRFAIAAVFGALSLSACAQPAPPAAKAPVAAAAKAAPAATANAPAEQAVRKALTELNPGFQVDYIGAAPFPGFREVVVSGQLLYVSDDGRYLFQSQPYDIRAKSPANSEGLLGYRRDLLAKANHGDRIVFAAPNAKYTISVFTDIECGYCRKLHQDIAELNRNGITVEYLAFPRMGLGSKDYTDMISVWCAADRRQALTNAKRGGTVAAKNCTNPVAMQYALGQQLGVNGTPAIFAPDGTQLGGYLPPAQLRAALEKLSAKR, from the coding sequence ATGCTCCGATTCGCCATCGCCGCCGTGTTCGGCGCGCTCAGCCTGAGTGCCTGCGCCCAGCCGGCCCCGCCCGCCGCGAAGGCGCCCGTCGCAGCGGCGGCCAAGGCCGCTCCTGCCGCCACCGCCAATGCTCCGGCCGAGCAGGCCGTGCGCAAGGCCCTGACCGAACTCAACCCCGGCTTCCAGGTGGATTACATCGGTGCTGCACCTTTCCCGGGCTTCCGTGAAGTGGTGGTCTCCGGCCAGCTGCTGTACGTCTCTGACGACGGCCGTTACCTGTTCCAGTCGCAGCCCTACGACATCCGCGCCAAGAGCCCGGCCAACAGCGAAGGCCTGCTGGGTTACCGTCGTGACCTGCTGGCCAAGGCCAATCATGGTGACCGCATCGTGTTCGCCGCGCCGAACGCGAAATACACCATCAGCGTGTTCACCGACATCGAATGCGGTTATTGCCGCAAGCTGCACCAGGACATCGCCGAGCTCAACCGCAACGGCATCACCGTTGAATACCTGGCCTTCCCGCGCATGGGGCTGGGCAGCAAGGATTACACCGACATGATCTCGGTCTGGTGTGCGGCCGATCGTCGCCAGGCGCTGACCAATGCCAAGCGTGGTGGCACGGTGGCAGCGAAGAACTGCACCAACCCGGTGGCGATGCAGTACGCGCTGGGCCAGCAGTTGGGCGTGAACGGAACGCCGGCCATCTTCGCGCCGGATGGCACCCAGCTTGGCGGCTACCTGCCGCCGGCGCAGCTACGTGCCGCGTTGGAGAAGCTGTCGGCCAAGCGCTGA
- a CDS encoding glycosyl hydrolase family 18 protein, translated as MYDPLVQSADVRSAHPSLHRCRPRRLAWLLALAGAVALPGLAQAASCAGVAEWDQAKIYRSGDTLQKGGVLYRANQDIWNAPPDHPAGAPYYTNLGACDGSGANQPPVVSLTSPANGATFSAGSTVNVTANASDADGSVSKVEFFRDGSSLGVDTSAPYSASWANASAGSHTLRAVATDNNNATASTATITITVNAASGDTTAPSVPGGLAVGTRTANSIALSWSPSTDNTGGSGLAGYDVYRNGSLVGSPSSASYVDGGLTASTSYSYRVRARDNAGNASAQGTAVTASTLAGDGGTTGKRVIGYFTQWGIYGRNYRVKNIDSSGSAARLTHINYAFGNVRNNRCEVGVTQASDPNTGVGGDAFADYTKAFGAGESVSGSADTWDQPLRGNWNQLKQLKAKYPGMKVLISLGGWTWSRGFSSAAQPANRQAFVASCIDAYIKGNLPVTDGAGGPGAALGVFDGIDIDWEYPVACGIACGTPEDNANFTALMAEFRRQLDAVRPGLLLTVAVGAGIDKIRVTDPAAYHPYLDYINVMTYDFHGAWDAKTNHQSALFDSPSDPSTGDQKLYNSNDAIEAFISRGVPAAKLNLGIGYYGRGWTGVANANNGLYQTATGAAPGTYEAGIEDWKVLKNLTWPGYTDNTAGATWIYNGSTLWSFDTPANITRKMGYVKTQGLGGAFVWEFSGDDAQGTLTKAVSDGLK; from the coding sequence ATGTACGACCCGCTTGTGCAGAGTGCCGATGTACGCAGTGCCCACCCTTCCCTTCATCGCTGTCGCCCGCGCCGTCTGGCCTGGTTGCTGGCCCTCGCCGGGGCCGTTGCCCTGCCCGGCCTGGCCCAGGCCGCCAGCTGTGCCGGCGTGGCCGAATGGGACCAGGCCAAGATCTACCGGAGTGGCGATACCCTGCAGAAAGGAGGCGTCCTCTACCGGGCGAACCAGGACATCTGGAACGCGCCGCCGGACCATCCAGCCGGGGCGCCCTACTACACCAACCTCGGGGCCTGCGACGGCAGCGGCGCCAACCAGCCGCCGGTGGTCAGCCTGACCTCGCCGGCCAACGGCGCCACCTTCAGCGCCGGCAGCACGGTCAACGTGACCGCCAATGCCAGTGATGCGGACGGCAGCGTCAGCAAGGTCGAGTTCTTCCGCGATGGCAGTTCGCTGGGTGTCGACACCAGCGCGCCGTACAGCGCCAGCTGGGCCAACGCCAGCGCTGGCAGCCACACCCTGCGCGCGGTCGCCACCGACAACAACAACGCCACCGCCAGCACCGCGACCATCACCATCACCGTCAACGCGGCCAGTGGCGATACCACCGCGCCCAGCGTGCCGGGCGGCCTGGCCGTGGGCACCCGCACCGCCAACAGCATCGCGCTGAGCTGGAGCCCGTCCACCGACAACACCGGCGGCAGCGGCCTGGCCGGTTACGACGTGTACCGCAACGGCAGCCTGGTCGGTTCACCGTCCAGCGCCAGCTATGTCGATGGCGGGCTGACCGCCTCCACCAGCTACAGCTACCGCGTGCGTGCCCGCGACAACGCCGGCAATGCCTCCGCACAGGGCACGGCGGTGACCGCCAGCACCCTGGCCGGCGACGGCGGCACCACCGGCAAGCGTGTCATCGGCTACTTCACCCAGTGGGGCATCTATGGCCGCAACTACCGGGTCAAGAACATCGACAGCAGCGGTTCGGCCGCGCGGCTGACCCACATCAACTACGCCTTCGGCAACGTGCGCAACAACCGCTGCGAAGTGGGCGTGACCCAGGCATCGGATCCGAACACCGGCGTGGGCGGCGATGCGTTCGCCGATTACACCAAGGCCTTCGGTGCCGGCGAAAGCGTGAGCGGCAGCGCCGATACCTGGGACCAGCCGCTGCGCGGCAACTGGAACCAGCTCAAGCAGCTCAAGGCCAAGTACCCGGGCATGAAGGTGCTGATCTCGCTGGGTGGCTGGACCTGGTCGCGCGGCTTCTCCAGCGCAGCGCAACCGGCCAACCGCCAGGCCTTTGTCGCCTCGTGCATCGACGCCTACATCAAGGGCAACCTGCCGGTGACCGACGGTGCCGGTGGCCCCGGTGCAGCCCTGGGTGTGTTCGACGGTATCGACATCGACTGGGAATACCCGGTGGCCTGCGGTATCGCCTGCGGCACGCCCGAGGACAATGCCAACTTCACCGCGCTGATGGCCGAATTCCGTCGCCAGCTCGATGCGGTGCGTCCGGGTCTGCTGCTGACGGTGGCAGTCGGCGCCGGCATCGACAAGATCCGTGTCACCGATCCGGCCGCGTACCACCCGTACCTGGACTACATCAACGTGATGACCTACGACTTCCACGGTGCGTGGGATGCGAAGACCAATCACCAGTCGGCACTGTTCGATTCGCCGAGTGATCCGTCCACCGGCGACCAGAAGCTCTACAACAGCAACGACGCCATCGAGGCTTTCATCAGTCGCGGCGTTCCGGCCGCCAAGCTCAACCTGGGCATCGGCTACTACGGGCGTGGCTGGACCGGCGTGGCCAACGCCAACAATGGCCTGTACCAGACCGCCACTGGCGCTGCTCCGGGTACGTATGAAGCCGGCATCGAAGACTGGAAGGTGCTGAAGAACCTGACGTGGCCGGGCTACACCGACAACACCGCCGGTGCCACCTGGATCTACAACGGCAGCACGCTGTGGAGCTTCGATACCCCGGCCAACATCACCCGCAAGATGGGCTACGTGAAGACCCAGGGACTGGGCGGTGCGTTCGTCTGGGAGTTCAGCGGCGACGATGCGCAGGGCACGCTGACCAAGGCGGTCAGTGATGGCTTGAAGTAA
- the xerD gene encoding site-specific tyrosine recombinase XerD: MAVTSTPAERRQLVQQLPELRGEDGQRIQRFLDAIWAEHGLARATLDSYRRDLEGLARWCDGRDGGLAGVERACLFEYLAWRTRHNWSPRSNARLLSALRAFFADAVRRGERIEDPSALLDPPKLPRLLPKALAESQIDALLAAPDIDSPLGLRDRAMLELMYAAGLRVSELVLLPATAVNLRQGVLRVTGKGSKERLVPLGEESQYWLERYLQQSRPQLVGKGKVQALADGQTPLFIEPALHGLTRQAFWHLVKRYAAVAGIDPARISPHGLRHSFATHLLNRGADLRALQMLLGHSSLSTTQIYTLVAREHLQKLHARHHPRG, translated from the coding sequence ATGGCCGTCACTTCCACCCCCGCCGAACGTCGTCAGCTGGTCCAGCAGTTACCCGAGCTGCGCGGCGAGGACGGCCAGCGCATCCAGCGTTTCCTCGACGCGATCTGGGCCGAGCACGGCCTGGCCCGCGCCACGCTGGACAGCTATCGCCGCGACCTTGAAGGCCTGGCGCGCTGGTGCGATGGGCGCGACGGTGGTCTGGCCGGTGTTGAACGTGCCTGCCTGTTCGAGTACCTGGCGTGGCGCACCCGCCACAACTGGTCGCCGCGCAGCAATGCTCGGCTGTTGTCGGCGCTTCGTGCCTTCTTCGCCGACGCCGTGCGGCGTGGCGAACGCATCGAGGATCCCAGCGCACTGCTCGACCCGCCGAAGCTGCCACGGCTGCTGCCCAAGGCGCTGGCCGAGAGCCAGATCGATGCGCTGCTGGCGGCGCCGGATATCGACAGTCCGCTCGGCCTGCGCGACCGCGCCATGCTGGAGCTGATGTATGCCGCCGGGCTGCGCGTGAGCGAGCTGGTGCTGTTGCCCGCCACGGCGGTGAACCTGCGCCAGGGCGTGCTGCGGGTGACCGGCAAGGGCAGCAAGGAACGCCTGGTGCCGCTGGGCGAGGAGTCGCAGTACTGGCTGGAACGCTACCTGCAGCAGTCGCGACCGCAACTGGTGGGGAAGGGCAAGGTGCAGGCGCTGGCCGACGGGCAGACGCCCTTGTTCATCGAGCCGGCACTGCATGGATTGACCCGCCAGGCATTCTGGCACCTGGTAAAGCGCTACGCGGCGGTGGCCGGTATCGACCCGGCGCGGATCAGTCCGCATGGCCTGCGGCACAGCTTCGCCACGCACCTGCTGAACCGCGGCGCCGACCTGCGCGCGCTGCAGATGCTGCTGGGCCACAGCTCGCTGTCCACCACCCAGATCTACACGCTGGTCGCACGCGAGCACCTGCAGAAACTGCACGCCCGCCATCATCCACGCGGCTGA
- a CDS encoding RDD family protein, which yields MSSPATDAAHAAADTPRPRALLLWRLLAMIYDALPVLALWMLAGTVFTLAYTFSGHAQRENIAPFSAWQWLLWAVCWGMTGWYATASWRRGGQTLGMRPWRLKLESRDGAPLRRGQLWLRFAVCTLSLLLGGLGFWWALVDRQHLTWHDRASGTRMVRMPKR from the coding sequence ATGTCGAGCCCCGCTACCGATGCGGCCCACGCCGCCGCTGATACGCCCCGCCCGCGCGCGCTGCTGCTGTGGCGCCTGCTGGCGATGATCTATGACGCGTTGCCGGTACTGGCGCTGTGGATGCTGGCCGGCACCGTGTTCACCCTGGCCTATACCTTCAGCGGCCATGCGCAGCGCGAGAACATCGCGCCTTTCAGTGCATGGCAGTGGCTGCTGTGGGCCGTCTGCTGGGGCATGACCGGGTGGTATGCCACAGCCAGCTGGCGGCGTGGCGGGCAGACATTGGGCATGCGCCCGTGGCGCTTGAAGCTGGAATCACGCGACGGCGCGCCACTGCGACGCGGCCAGTTGTGGCTGCGGTTCGCAGTGTGCACGCTGTCGCTGCTGCTGGGCGGATTGGGCTTCTGGTGGGCGCTGGTGGATCGCCAGCACCTGACCTGGCACGACCGCGCCAGCGGCACCCGCATGGTGCGGATGCCGAAACGCTGA